The following are from one region of the Ruficoccus sp. ZRK36 genome:
- a CDS encoding DUF3450 family protein: MKLKPIFMITLCLAATPLLGQDASPVKQAKSKLDKWVETQQLISEEKSDWTAEQVSLADTKELLQKQLEALDEKIKEMEDTATEADNERNDLLLQRAGYMRANKSLAETISGLEKRLKDQTAYYPQPLLDMVDPLLVRIPENPEETDASLGQRVQNIVGILSQAQKFNNMITFIGETQDVEGSDKQVQVWTFYWGLGAAFYVDELGHVAGYGMPTPEGWVFTQDDSIAARVSKMRAYYENTDQDIKFVPVPVTIQ, from the coding sequence ATGAAGCTGAAGCCTATTTTTATGATCACGCTCTGCCTGGCAGCGACTCCGTTGCTCGGGCAGGATGCTTCGCCGGTTAAGCAGGCGAAGAGCAAGCTCGATAAGTGGGTCGAGACCCAGCAACTCATCTCGGAAGAGAAAAGCGACTGGACGGCAGAGCAAGTGTCGCTGGCCGATACCAAAGAACTTTTGCAGAAACAGCTCGAAGCCCTTGATGAGAAAATCAAGGAGATGGAGGATACGGCGACTGAGGCCGATAACGAGCGCAACGATCTGCTGCTCCAGCGTGCTGGATACATGCGTGCGAATAAGAGCCTCGCGGAAACGATCAGTGGCCTGGAAAAGCGCCTGAAGGATCAGACCGCCTATTATCCGCAGCCACTGCTGGATATGGTTGATCCGCTGCTGGTGCGTATCCCCGAGAACCCGGAAGAGACGGATGCCTCTCTCGGCCAGCGCGTGCAGAACATCGTCGGGATTCTTTCCCAGGCGCAGAAGTTTAACAACATGATCACCTTCATCGGTGAGACACAGGATGTCGAAGGCAGTGACAAGCAGGTGCAGGTCTGGACGTTCTACTGGGGATTGGGCGCAGCTTTCTATGTTGATGAGCTCGGCCACGTCGCCGGTTACGGGATGCCCACTCCCGAGGGATGGGTCTTCACACAGGACGATAGCATCGCTGCTCGGGTGAGTAAGATGCGCGCCTACTACGAAAACACCGATCAGGACATCAAGTTCGTTCCGGTTCCGGTAACGATCCAATAA
- a CDS encoding MotA/TolQ/ExbB proton channel family protein, with protein sequence MKSLFKTFAGALLACCACQFASGQDMNQVQQKVDADLSRSLAELSELRSQIAEEKIPLSKEISSLEDQVLSRQREYDRLLRARDSRNLDLDQLKKQVDSMAKSNEYITGLLNEYVRNLEAQIPISEFTRYEDTLNKAKFAPGNTNLDQEEKLAAQVQALDVALARMDELIGGYTFEGQALSPDGILEDGKFLVLGPTVFFASNDGLVVGQAETQVNTADPIVVQLPAQFNAGLSELITQGTGTLPADTTLGKAIKVERSSDTFAEHIEKGSYVGYVIIGLGVVALLLGSFKVIEISSFKTASVKDVQDTLDLLAEGKTEEAEARANQVKGVAGEMLARGAEHSKEKRGVIEELMYERILKCRPNLERFLPFIALIAAAAPLLGLLGTVIGMIRTFNLITIFGTGDAQSLSKGISEALVTTELGLIVAIPALLLHGGLSRFAKRKLAQLEQAAVAFLNGLSLIK encoded by the coding sequence ATGAAATCTCTTTTTAAGACCTTCGCGGGGGCGCTACTCGCCTGTTGTGCCTGTCAGTTCGCCTCCGGCCAGGATATGAATCAAGTCCAGCAGAAAGTGGACGCCGACCTTAGCCGGTCACTCGCTGAGCTGTCCGAACTGCGCAGCCAAATTGCCGAAGAGAAGATTCCTCTCTCTAAGGAAATCAGCAGCCTGGAAGACCAGGTACTGAGCCGCCAGCGTGAGTACGATCGCTTGCTGAGAGCTCGCGACAGTCGCAACCTCGACCTTGATCAGCTCAAGAAGCAGGTGGACTCGATGGCCAAGTCCAACGAATACATCACCGGGCTGCTCAACGAATACGTGCGTAACCTGGAAGCGCAGATCCCGATCAGCGAGTTTACCCGCTATGAAGACACGCTGAACAAAGCTAAATTTGCTCCCGGTAACACGAACCTCGATCAGGAGGAGAAGCTGGCCGCTCAGGTGCAGGCTCTCGATGTCGCCCTGGCGCGGATGGACGAGCTGATCGGCGGTTACACGTTCGAGGGGCAGGCACTTTCGCCCGACGGTATTCTTGAGGACGGTAAATTCCTCGTTCTGGGGCCGACGGTTTTCTTTGCCAGCAATGACGGACTGGTCGTGGGTCAGGCCGAAACTCAGGTCAATACTGCTGACCCCATCGTGGTTCAGTTGCCCGCTCAGTTTAATGCGGGGCTCTCTGAGTTGATCACCCAGGGTACCGGTACCCTGCCGGCTGACACCACACTGGGCAAGGCCATCAAGGTCGAGCGCTCGAGCGACACCTTTGCCGAGCACATCGAAAAGGGCAGCTATGTGGGCTATGTCATCATCGGACTGGGCGTGGTAGCCTTGCTGTTGGGCTCGTTCAAGGTGATCGAGATTTCGAGCTTCAAGACCGCGTCTGTAAAGGATGTGCAGGACACGCTCGATCTCTTGGCTGAGGGTAAAACCGAGGAAGCCGAGGCGCGCGCCAATCAGGTCAAGGGAGTTGCCGGTGAAATGCTTGCCCGTGGAGCGGAGCACTCCAAGGAAAAGCGCGGTGTGATTGAGGAGCTGATGTATGAGCGCATCCTCAAATGCCGTCCGAACCTCGAACGTTTTCTTCCCTTCATCGCCCTGATTGCGGCAGCCGCTCCTCTTCTGGGGCTGCTGGGTACGGTTATCGGGATGATCCGCACCTTTAACCTCATCACGATCTTCGGTACCGGGGATGCACAGTCGCTCTCCAAGGGTATTTCTGAAGCGCTGGTGACGACGGAGCTCGGCCTCATCGTTGCCATCCCTGCACTGCTGCTGCATGGCGGTTTATCCCGCTTTGCCAAACGCAAGCTGGCTCAACTGGAGCAGGCCGCCGTGGCCTTCCTCAACGGGCTTAGCCTGATCAAGTAG
- a CDS encoding MotA/TolQ/ExbB proton channel family protein, whose product MWEKIIDIWDGGGWVMIPLALLAFMTYATAFQVLLYLFTTNLGKVNEEVWKKWIDNPEEGEGRVGEIIKYAMLGEGMQKNIRRRFDEVRLSVTGMIDRRVIFISSLVATAPLMGLLGTVIGMLLTFYGISQSGGAETAEVVADGIRKALITTQTGLTIALPGVFIVMVIQRKKHALEACLSRLESMVLTVSKAT is encoded by the coding sequence ATGTGGGAAAAAATCATAGATATCTGGGACGGCGGAGGCTGGGTCATGATACCGCTGGCTCTGCTGGCGTTCATGACGTATGCGACCGCCTTTCAGGTGCTGCTTTATTTATTTACGACCAACTTGGGCAAAGTAAATGAAGAGGTCTGGAAGAAGTGGATCGATAATCCTGAAGAAGGCGAAGGCCGTGTCGGTGAGATTATCAAGTATGCCATGTTAGGGGAGGGGATGCAGAAGAACATCCGCCGTCGTTTCGATGAGGTTCGCCTGAGTGTGACCGGTATGATCGACCGCCGGGTGATCTTTATTTCTTCTCTCGTGGCGACTGCTCCACTGATGGGGCTACTGGGTACGGTTATCGGGATGCTCCTGACGTTCTACGGGATTTCTCAGTCCGGCGGAGCCGAGACGGCCGAGGTTGTGGCCGATGGTATTCGCAAGGCCCTGATCACGACACAGACCGGTCTCACGATCGCCCTGCCTGGCGTATTTATCGTTATGGTTATTCAACGCAAGAAGCACGCCCTGGAGGCCTGCCTCTCCCGCCTGGAGTCCATGGTCCTGACCGTGTCCAAAGCTACCTAG
- a CDS encoding biopolymer transporter ExbD, with product MPRHRVIEEEAAPEINLSPMIDCIFILLIFFIVTTVFVEEVGLDVNKPQAASSVSIEENDTIEFLVTADGEVLYEGEDIGVNGVAPKIKQLMVGEDIPVSIKCEKKGQFGMMAKVYAEAVNAGAENVHYVPK from the coding sequence ATGCCACGCCACAGAGTTATCGAGGAAGAAGCCGCGCCGGAGATCAACTTATCTCCGATGATCGACTGTATCTTTATCCTGCTGATCTTCTTTATCGTTACGACGGTCTTCGTCGAGGAAGTCGGTCTGGATGTGAACAAGCCGCAGGCGGCCTCTTCTGTTTCCATTGAAGAAAATGACACCATCGAATTTCTGGTCACCGCCGATGGAGAGGTCCTCTACGAGGGCGAGGATATCGGAGTGAATGGTGTAGCCCCGAAGATCAAGCAGTTGATGGTCGGTGAAGATATTCCCGTCAGCATCAAGTGCGAGAAGAAGGGGCAGTTCGGAATGATGGCCAAGGTATATGCCGAGGCCGTGAATGCCGGAGCCGAGAACGTACACTACGTACCCAAATGA
- a CDS encoding biopolymer transporter ExbD, producing the protein MPRASITDEQDTVAEINLSPMIDCIFILLIFFIVTTVFVDEAGVDVNKPNVATYRKLDKNSIQIAITADDRVIYGGKEIGVGGVAPRIKQALIKGTVPVNVQCDERASVETFDRVVTEAKLAGAAEVNFSALKR; encoded by the coding sequence ATGCCACGCGCTAGCATAACCGACGAGCAGGATACCGTAGCGGAGATTAATTTGTCTCCGATGATCGACTGTATCTTCATTCTGCTGATCTTTTTCATTGTTACAACGGTCTTCGTGGATGAAGCGGGGGTCGATGTGAACAAGCCCAATGTCGCGACATACCGGAAACTGGACAAAAACAGTATCCAGATAGCGATTACCGCTGACGACCGTGTGATCTATGGGGGTAAGGAAATCGGTGTTGGGGGCGTGGCTCCCCGCATCAAGCAAGCTCTCATCAAGGGCACGGTTCCGGTTAATGTCCAGTGTGATGAACGCGCCAGTGTGGAGACCTTCGACCGGGTCGTTACAGAGGCTAAGCTGGCTGGAGCCGCCGAGGTGAACTTCTCAGCACTCAAACGATAG
- a CDS encoding energy transducer TonB — protein sequence MTQIYHPSKTKPRHVVLGLLIGAVFTFIVFLLVPLTQFIAEVKLEDDDIEQMDIAFTPPDVLEVEEEPPPPKEEEEPPEMEETPDLSLEQLELSLNPGMGGDLAGDFALPGMGIGKADLDISSIFDLDDLDKQPRALNQPPPRYPRAFMRKKISGFVKLMFVVDENGKVRDIEVLESTHKDFADAAVEAVKRWKFEPGTKNGEKVRTRVRIPIPFNIK from the coding sequence ATGACGCAGATTTATCATCCGTCGAAGACAAAGCCACGGCACGTTGTGCTCGGTCTACTTATCGGCGCTGTTTTTACCTTCATCGTTTTCCTGTTGGTGCCGCTTACGCAGTTCATCGCTGAGGTTAAGCTGGAAGACGACGATATTGAGCAGATGGACATTGCCTTTACTCCGCCCGATGTCCTCGAAGTGGAGGAAGAACCACCGCCACCGAAGGAGGAGGAAGAGCCGCCTGAAATGGAGGAGACTCCAGACCTTTCTCTTGAGCAGCTGGAGCTGTCCTTGAACCCCGGCATGGGGGGGGACTTAGCGGGGGATTTCGCCTTACCCGGTATGGGTATCGGCAAAGCGGATTTGGACATCTCGTCTATCTTTGACCTGGACGATCTGGACAAGCAGCCGCGCGCCTTGAACCAGCCGCCACCACGATACCCGCGCGCCTTCATGCGTAAGAAGATCAGCGGTTTCGTTAAGCTGATGTTCGTCGTCGATGAAAATGGAAAAGTGCGAGACATCGAAGTGCTCGAGTCCACGCACAAAGACTTTGCTGATGCGGCCGTCGAGGCTGTTAAACGCTGGAAATTTGAACCCGGAACCAAGAACGGGGAGAAGGTACGCACCCGCGTACGCATCCCGATCCCATTTAATATAAAATGA
- a CDS encoding tetratricopeptide repeat protein, which translates to MNNNLMLKTILAMALCSFGSALAQGQETETVVVSAAPTSAYAQQFWSNPEFIKRFLGSYGFNSQIEPEVTDDEVELFRDLVELIQVDPQAAALKLQEEMDGNSSAALNFVLANLYFQDGDLDNAAKYYSVAIEKFPDFRRAHKNLGLLKMQQQDLAGAAEHLSRAIELGDYDGRNYGLLGYCYIDSEDYVAAESAYRTAILQEPKVNDWKLGLAQALLGQEEYSEAHALFQSLIEADPTNADLWLYQVNTALGMDRAREAAVNIEVVRRLGGVKPSSLKLLGDVYMSLRIYDNAVEVYEELLSQDEKGQYKDAGMRTAKYLTMAGRSEQASMLIETVETRYPDLTEDDQIELLLLKAQVARKEGNDEQAKQAFADIVERDPLNGEALMELASYEQGAGNTAKAMFLYENAAKVDGFEFKALLSQARIKVSERKFDEAIPLLRTALQYKDDERVAQFLERVERAAKNT; encoded by the coding sequence ATGAACAATAATCTGATGCTAAAAACCATCCTCGCGATGGCTCTCTGCAGCTTCGGCTCGGCTCTGGCTCAAGGGCAGGAGACTGAAACGGTGGTGGTGAGCGCAGCGCCAACTTCCGCCTATGCTCAGCAGTTCTGGAGCAACCCGGAATTCATCAAGCGTTTTCTGGGTAGCTATGGCTTTAACTCGCAGATAGAGCCCGAGGTCACCGACGACGAAGTCGAGCTGTTCCGTGACCTTGTGGAACTGATCCAGGTCGACCCGCAGGCGGCTGCACTCAAGCTGCAGGAGGAGATGGACGGCAACAGCAGCGCCGCGCTGAATTTCGTTTTGGCCAATTTGTATTTCCAGGACGGAGATTTGGACAACGCCGCGAAGTACTACTCGGTTGCGATCGAGAAATTCCCGGATTTCCGCCGTGCTCATAAGAATCTTGGGCTGCTCAAAATGCAGCAGCAGGATCTGGCTGGTGCCGCTGAGCACCTGAGCCGTGCGATCGAGCTGGGTGATTATGATGGCCGTAACTACGGACTTCTGGGCTATTGCTACATCGACAGCGAGGATTACGTCGCCGCCGAGTCAGCCTACCGGACAGCAATCCTTCAGGAGCCGAAAGTTAATGACTGGAAGCTCGGTCTGGCTCAGGCTCTGCTCGGGCAGGAAGAATATTCCGAGGCTCATGCGCTTTTCCAGAGCCTGATTGAGGCTGACCCGACTAACGCTGACCTGTGGCTTTATCAGGTTAATACCGCCCTGGGGATGGACCGCGCACGTGAGGCTGCGGTCAATATCGAGGTCGTGCGCCGCCTTGGCGGTGTCAAGCCCTCCAGCCTGAAGCTGCTCGGTGATGTCTACATGAGCCTGCGCATCTACGACAACGCGGTTGAGGTATACGAGGAGCTTCTGAGCCAGGACGAAAAGGGGCAGTATAAGGACGCAGGGATGCGGACCGCCAAGTATCTGACCATGGCTGGACGGAGCGAACAGGCGTCCATGCTGATCGAAACGGTTGAAACCCGCTATCCCGATTTGACCGAAGATGATCAGATCGAGCTGCTGCTCCTCAAGGCACAGGTCGCGCGCAAGGAGGGTAATGATGAGCAGGCCAAGCAGGCCTTTGCTGATATCGTTGAGCGTGATCCGCTCAATGGTGAAGCTCTCATGGAGCTGGCCTCCTATGAGCAGGGCGCTGGCAACACCGCCAAAGCGATGTTCCTCTACGAAAACGCGGCAAAGGTCGACGGTTTCGAATTCAAGGCCCTCTTAAGCCAGGCTCGTATCAAGGTTAGCGAGCGCAAGTTTGACGAGGCGATCCCCCTTCTGCGCACAGCTCTGCAGTACAAGGATGACGAGCGTGTGGCTCAATTCCTGGAGCGTGTCGAGCGCGCCGCGAAAAATACCTGA
- a CDS encoding TonB-dependent receptor: MPSVAVVLEWPDEAGRELSNEVDRKKTVLTDEQGAYEIKDLPAGTYNLKMIKAGYEVGTLRQVKVEPGKDTESNFALLPKKAEMSDDIFDLEAFEVTAESYGEGSQDWLSNLKQESTGSIDFLSVEDFAKFGGTDLSDIVQRIPGVTVVEGQFAVVRGLGDRYNSTLVNGLPVPSPDPVRQGLQLDLFPTSIMSSVVTQKTFMPDMPSNSSGAGFNLITKSYPEETTVFFKAGVRFNSNSQETFLSNPEAGMADNFANGVKERPSAPSPGPSAEVRAQTSRQIVPVTGKAPIGLSFEAGAGSTIEVGGRKLGLVFSSAYNSSYDTQFGEQQDRYATNSTYRIVPPGFPGPTFFGDPGSLFENELWASGLHYDMTTSEAQVQIGILAGVGYELDKDGDNRVDFTFLFSQTGTDFVQTAENGYLPSGYSQGTTGNPDTDRGFGDPTAGGLVNNIVGRDGNNTLTVNTNTISYEQRNLQIYQLSGDHTLNELDDLHVSWGATISSTESKTPHETVTNYLYDNGTGPTSEGYLYARPSSIGTDEAFLTETWRNITEDLYGARMDFDYNWEDPYSDFLFGKLLSGIFWSKSTRDTEQVDTVFYGTTNNVRYDTEQEVVDAILSSASTSAAVNNAFALNTRDDIAGYVSMDINITDSFKISGGGRFGNLQITSQGDSNYSPTVTLADFLNSKGLGNPDIRNGSLLGFETLPNDSQSLILIQQQLDAGGEINRTFGLPAASFAWDITDEVVLRGGYSQTIAQPSFRELSPIFSRELGTGDTVVGNPLLQLSDVESFDLRLEYNFRPGSTVSVSGFYKTIENPIEQIVLLDPGGGNSVVSFFNNPNTATVRGVEFDFQTSMDFIAEELAYFSFGANFTYIDAWVPYSDNVLATYFTGVPGTNVSGPYVGDDGPPLGNNDLPSKRRLFDQPEYIANANITYNNPDWGSAITLSVYTQSDVLTAVGSGTNNSVDQYTAAFYQLDLTFSQELTENMQLSFRVTNLTDTTRSIIYAPDQLDNTETRQSYKLGQSYSISLKYTF; this comes from the coding sequence GTGCCGTCGGTAGCGGTTGTCCTGGAATGGCCAGATGAAGCTGGTCGTGAGCTTTCGAACGAAGTTGATCGCAAGAAGACTGTGCTGACGGATGAGCAGGGCGCCTACGAGATCAAGGACCTGCCTGCTGGTACCTACAACCTCAAGATGATCAAGGCCGGGTATGAAGTGGGTACCCTGCGGCAGGTCAAGGTCGAACCCGGTAAAGACACAGAGTCCAACTTTGCGCTGCTGCCCAAGAAGGCCGAGATGAGCGATGACATCTTTGACCTGGAAGCCTTTGAAGTGACCGCCGAAAGCTATGGCGAGGGGAGCCAGGACTGGCTGAGTAATTTGAAACAGGAGTCGACCGGCTCGATTGACTTTCTCTCTGTTGAGGATTTTGCGAAGTTTGGTGGGACGGACTTGTCTGATATTGTCCAGCGTATCCCTGGTGTCACCGTTGTCGAAGGTCAGTTCGCGGTGGTGCGTGGTCTTGGTGACCGCTACAACAGTACGCTCGTAAACGGTCTGCCGGTGCCCAGTCCGGACCCTGTCCGCCAAGGTCTCCAGCTCGACCTGTTCCCGACCTCGATCATGTCGAGTGTGGTGACGCAAAAAACATTTATGCCGGATATGCCGAGTAACTCGTCGGGGGCCGGATTTAATTTGATCACGAAGAGCTATCCGGAAGAGACGACTGTGTTCTTCAAGGCCGGTGTCCGCTTTAACTCAAATTCTCAGGAAACTTTTTTGAGCAACCCAGAGGCCGGGATGGCCGATAACTTTGCGAACGGCGTTAAGGAGCGGCCGAGTGCGCCCTCTCCGGGGCCTTCGGCGGAGGTGCGTGCGCAGACTTCGCGTCAAATCGTTCCCGTGACTGGTAAGGCTCCAATCGGATTGTCCTTCGAGGCTGGCGCGGGCTCTACCATCGAAGTGGGGGGGCGTAAGTTGGGCCTGGTGTTTTCTTCGGCTTACAACAGCTCCTACGATACCCAGTTTGGGGAGCAGCAGGACCGCTATGCTACCAATAGTACGTACCGGATCGTTCCTCCCGGCTTTCCGGGGCCGACCTTCTTTGGGGATCCTGGATCTCTTTTTGAGAACGAGTTGTGGGCCAGTGGCCTGCACTATGATATGACGACTTCTGAGGCTCAGGTTCAGATTGGCATTCTCGCTGGAGTCGGGTACGAGTTGGATAAGGACGGGGATAACCGCGTTGATTTCACCTTCCTGTTCAGCCAGACTGGAACGGACTTTGTTCAGACAGCCGAAAATGGCTACCTGCCGAGTGGTTATAGCCAGGGGACTACCGGTAACCCCGATACCGACCGTGGGTTCGGGGACCCGACTGCAGGTGGCCTGGTCAATAATATCGTGGGGCGTGACGGTAACAATACCCTCACCGTAAATACGAATACGATCTCCTACGAGCAGCGTAACCTGCAGATATACCAACTCAGCGGTGATCACACCTTGAACGAGTTGGACGACCTGCACGTTAGCTGGGGGGCCACCATCTCCTCGACAGAGAGCAAGACTCCGCATGAAACCGTAACGAACTACCTGTATGATAACGGTACTGGCCCGACATCAGAAGGCTACCTGTATGCCCGGCCCAGCTCGATCGGTACGGATGAAGCATTTTTGACCGAAACATGGAGAAACATCACCGAAGACCTCTATGGGGCACGGATGGATTTTGATTACAATTGGGAGGATCCGTATTCAGACTTTCTGTTCGGCAAACTCCTCAGTGGTATTTTCTGGAGTAAGTCGACGCGTGATACCGAGCAGGTAGATACGGTCTTTTACGGGACCACGAATAATGTGCGCTATGATACTGAGCAGGAAGTCGTAGATGCGATTCTGTCGAGTGCTTCCACCAGCGCCGCAGTTAATAATGCCTTCGCGTTGAACACACGTGACGACATAGCCGGCTATGTTTCGATGGACATTAACATCACCGACTCGTTTAAGATTTCGGGGGGTGGGAGATTTGGGAACCTGCAGATCACCTCACAGGGGGACTCTAACTACTCCCCGACGGTGACACTGGCTGACTTTCTGAACTCCAAAGGCCTTGGTAATCCTGATATCCGCAATGGCTCATTGTTGGGCTTTGAGACGCTTCCCAATGACAGCCAGTCTCTCATCCTGATTCAACAGCAGTTGGATGCAGGAGGAGAGATTAACCGAACGTTTGGCCTTCCGGCAGCCAGCTTTGCCTGGGATATCACCGATGAGGTCGTGCTACGCGGCGGCTATAGCCAGACCATCGCCCAGCCTTCATTTCGAGAGCTTTCACCGATATTTTCGCGTGAGCTGGGGACGGGGGATACCGTGGTTGGTAATCCGCTGCTGCAGCTATCCGATGTGGAAAGCTTTGACCTGCGACTGGAGTACAACTTCCGCCCCGGAAGCACGGTCTCTGTGAGTGGTTTTTATAAGACGATTGAAAATCCAATCGAGCAGATCGTCCTGCTTGATCCAGGCGGTGGTAACTCTGTGGTAAGCTTTTTTAACAACCCAAATACGGCAACTGTTCGTGGGGTTGAGTTCGATTTTCAGACCTCGATGGACTTCATCGCTGAAGAACTGGCCTATTTTTCCTTTGGGGCGAATTTTACCTACATCGATGCCTGGGTGCCGTATTCAGACAACGTTCTGGCAACTTACTTTACCGGCGTGCCGGGTACGAATGTCTCGGGACCGTATGTCGGGGATGACGGCCCACCTCTGGGGAATAACGACCTGCCTTCGAAGCGTCGTCTCTTTGACCAGCCCGAGTACATCGCCAATGCGAACATTACCTACAATAACCCGGATTGGGGCTCGGCGATTACTCTGTCGGTCTACACGCAAAGCGACGTGCTGACGGCTGTTGGTTCCGGTACCAATAACAGTGTGGACCAGTATACGGCAGCGTTTTATCAGCTGGACCTTACTTTCAGTCAGGAGCTTACGGAAAATATGCAGCTGAGCTTTCGCGTGACGAATCTCACGGATACCACGCGGTCCATTATTTATGCGCCTGATCAACTGGATAACACGGAGACCCGCCAGAGCTACAAGCTCGGTCAGAGCTACTCGATTTCCCTCAAGTACACCTTCTGA
- a CDS encoding PEP-CTERM sorting domain-containing protein, which produces MKKFIVAAALLSVAASYSSAALLVGGWSFSDSLQTNSTFTSDVTDMTGATIYMDGTNGSDSFQQAEFPPGAQQIVGDNVAQNTDILSRPTVGDNYAQMSNSPAKSLLFVDNTYFGNERDANGLSFVIAADALNTGYYTDITLSYGAALLNSAGSTTITWEISYTGATSGFEQTVALTTTTALSSGGELESTSFTGSGTQFWIKGTLSDVTEGNAFLVDNLQVYGNAVPEPSTYAAIAGGLALAFVALRRRLRK; this is translated from the coding sequence ATGAAAAAGTTTATAGTTGCCGCAGCCCTTCTAAGCGTGGCTGCCTCTTATTCGAGCGCTGCTCTGCTTGTCGGTGGATGGTCATTTTCCGACAGCTTGCAGACGAACTCCACATTTACCAGCGATGTGACTGACATGACCGGTGCTACTATCTACATGGATGGTACAAACGGTTCGGACAGTTTCCAGCAGGCCGAGTTCCCTCCCGGTGCTCAGCAGATCGTCGGTGATAATGTCGCTCAGAACACGGATATCCTCAGCCGCCCGACGGTCGGTGATAACTATGCGCAGATGAGCAACTCCCCCGCCAAGAGCCTGCTCTTTGTGGATAACACCTACTTCGGTAACGAGCGTGACGCTAACGGCCTGAGCTTCGTCATTGCTGCTGATGCTCTGAACACGGGTTACTACACGGACATCACGCTGAGCTACGGCGCTGCCCTGCTGAACTCGGCCGGCTCGACGACCATCACTTGGGAGATCAGCTACACTGGTGCTACCAGCGGTTTTGAGCAGACTGTTGCTCTGACCACGACCACCGCCCTCTCCAGTGGCGGTGAGCTGGAATCCACTAGCTTTACCGGCTCCGGGACGCAGTTCTGGATCAAGGGTACCCTGAGCGATGTGACTGAAGGGAATGCCTTCCTGGTGGACAACCTCCAGGTCTACGGTAACGCTGTTCCGGAACCCTCGACCTACGCCGCTATCGCCGGTGGTCTGGCCCTGGCCTTCGTGGCCCTGCGTCGCCGCCTGCGCAAGTAA
- the surE gene encoding 5'/3'-nucleotidase SurE has protein sequence MSKPLALITNDDGIDSWFLRVLVEAMLDKFDVFVAAPMGEQSWIGRAMSRRRQIDMAEVAGLHCPAYALDGTPSDCVNIALGHLMGDRKPDVVCSGINLGYNACLPLILSSGTVAGAMEGAFWGLPAVAFSHVIPQVDFEAIRQKNGQAEGEMAESVKCSAVQGVELALAVTGQRPTSPTVHNINFPKRTYADTEVVRTIPSPMPMHSLFARTGENHFHFNKVEREPVPHGQLDDMQALNAGKISYTVLDLASIAVPTPAS, from the coding sequence ATGTCCAAACCGCTTGCACTGATCACAAACGACGACGGCATCGACTCCTGGTTCCTGCGGGTACTGGTCGAGGCGATGCTCGACAAATTTGATGTTTTCGTAGCCGCCCCTATGGGCGAACAGAGCTGGATCGGCCGCGCCATGAGCCGCCGCCGCCAGATTGATATGGCCGAGGTCGCCGGGCTGCACTGCCCCGCTTACGCGCTGGACGGCACGCCGAGCGACTGCGTCAACATCGCGCTCGGGCACCTCATGGGCGACCGTAAGCCCGACGTCGTCTGCTCCGGCATCAACCTGGGCTACAACGCCTGCCTGCCGCTTATCCTGTCCTCTGGTACCGTTGCAGGCGCCATGGAGGGGGCGTTCTGGGGGCTGCCCGCCGTGGCGTTCTCGCACGTAATCCCGCAGGTGGACTTTGAGGCTATCCGCCAGAAAAACGGTCAGGCCGAAGGCGAAATGGCTGAGTCCGTCAAATGCTCGGCCGTGCAGGGCGTGGAGCTGGCCCTGGCCGTCACCGGGCAGCGTCCGACCTCGCCGACGGTCCACAACATCAACTTCCCCAAGCGCACCTACGCAGACACCGAGGTCGTCCGTACCATCCCCTCCCCCATGCCGATGCATTCCCTGTTCGCGCGTACCGGGGAGAACCACTTCCACTTCAACAAGGTCGAGCGCGAGCCCGTCCCCCATGGTCAGCTCGACGATATGCAGGCCCTCAACGCCGGCAAAATCAGCTATACGGTTCTCGACCTAGCCTCCATCGCAGTACCGACGCCGGCCAGTTAA